DNA sequence from the Archangium lipolyticum genome:
GCGAGTGCCGTCTCATGGGCCCTCTTTGGCGAAGAGGTAGCCCACGCCGCGCACCGTCTTGATGAGGCGTGAGCCCTCGTCGCCCAGCTTCTGCCGCAGGTGGGAGATGTGCACGTCCACGGTGCGCTCGCCCACCACGGTGTCGCTCCGGCCGGCCTCGCCGAGCAGCGCGTCGCGGGGAATGACGCGCCCCGCCCGCCGTACCAGGGCCACCAGCATGTCGAACTCGAGCCCGGTGAGCTCCACCAGCCGGCCGCCCACGCGCACCTCGCGGGCCGATACGTCGATGGAGACGCCGCTGGACTCCAGCTTCTCGGCCACGGACGCGGGTTGGGCGCGCCGCAGCACGGCCCTCAGGCGCGCGAGCAGCTCTCTCGGGCTGAAGGGCTTGGCCAGGTAGTCATCCGCGCCGAGCTCCAGTCCCACCACGCGGTCCGTCTCGTCGCCGCGCGCGGTGAGCATGAGGATGGGCAGGGTGCTCTTCGCGCGGATGCGCCGGCACACCTCCAGCCCGTCCATGCCCGGCATCATCACGTCCAGCAGCACGGCGTCGTAGGTGTTGGCCTCCAGCGCGGCCAGTCCGCGTCCTCCATCGGGTGCATGGGTGACGGTGATGCCGTGCTGCCCGAGGTACTGCGCGAGCAGCTCGTACATCCGGGTGTCATCGTCGATGAGGAGGACGCGGGTGGCCATGGGCGTGCTTCGACTCTAACGCGGGCCGGGCTCGCCCGGAGTGCCGGTGACGGGGGCCTGGGCCTGGGAGTGTCCGTGGTGGTGGCAGGACCAGCCGTGGCCACGGCCGTGGCCGTAGCGGTGCCAGCGATAGAGGCTGGCGAAGCCGGACGAGTATCCAGCGAGGGTTCCAATGGCGAGCAGGACGATGAGGGCGCGGCGGCGCATGGTGTGTTCCTTTCGGGGTTCCGGGGTTCTGGACGGCTCAGTAGGACCGGGCGCCGCGCCAGCCGCCGCAGCCGCCTCCGTAGCCATGGCGGCGGTAGCCGTGACCCCAGCCGTGCTCGATGAGGTCCGCCAGCTCGCGCCGCTGCTTCGCATCCAGCGCCTCGTGCGTCTTCGACAGTGAGGCGCGCAGCGTCTTGCGCAGGTTGTCGATGAGCTCGTCGTGCTTCGCGTCCAGCTCGCGCAGGGCGGCGCCATCGAAGGCCTCGCCCCGCAGCGAGCGGGCGATGGCGGCGCGCGTGGCACTCATCTCGTCCCGCATCTTCTCGAAGGCCTCGGTGAGATCATCCGCGGCCTGGACGAGGACCTTCTCCTGGCCGGGCGAGGTGTCCAGGCGCTCGAAGAGCCAGCGCATCCGGCCGCGCCAGCTCCAGCGGCCTTCGTGGTGGTGGTGGCCCCAGCGGCGGTTGCCGCGCAGGGTGTAGAAGAGGCCAGCCAGGCAGGCGGTACCGACAACGAATCCGAACATGGTGCTGCTCCTTCCGTGAGCGGCCGGGCAGTCAGCGGCCCGGCATCCATCGGTTGGTGCAGAAGGTACGGGGGGGGTGTGAAGCGGGCGCCCAGTACTTATGAAGAAGTGTGAAGGCCGGTGCGGGAAGACCGGTAGGGAATGGGGGAGGTGCGGGGACCGTTACCTCACCCTGGCACCCCAAGGTCCGGGGTGTCTGTTCAGCAGTCCGTAGAAGCAGAACGCAGAAAGCAGGAAAGAGTATGGCAACTGGTACCGTGAAGTGGTTCAACGACGCGAAGGGCTTCGGCTTCATCGCGCCGGACGACGGTGGCGAGGACGTGTTCTGCCACCACACCGCCATCAACATGGATGGCTTCCGCTCCCTGGCCGAGGGTCAGAAGGTGCAATACGAGGTGACGCGCGGCCCCAAGGGCTTGCAGGCGCAGAACGTTCGTCCTGCCTGAGCCTTCGAGCCACGGCCCCCCGGGCCGTGTCCTTCGCGCCCGCTCTTCTCTTCGAGGGGGGAGCGGGCGTGTCATTGCGGGGTTCGTCTCGTCTGTCGCTCCTTACCTTGTCCGGCAAAGGCCAACCGCCAACGTCCGCGAAGGAGACGAGATGGGCGACACCAGCGTGAAGAAGGTCGACTCCCAGCATTCACCCAGGGGGCAGATGGGGCAGAAGTACCTGGCCGGAGGCATCCGCGTCTCCATGCGCCTGTGGGAGAACGAGCAGCCCGCCGAGCCGCTGCCCCCCACCGCGCGCGATTACGAGACCGTCGGCTACGTCATCAAGGGCCGCGCCGAGCTGCACCTCGAGGGACAGGTGCTGCTGCTCAACCCGGGCGACTCGTGGCTCGTGCCCAGGGGCGCCAGCCACACGTACAAGATTCTCGAGTCCTTCACCGCCGTGGAGGCCACCAGCCCGCCCGCGGCCGTCCACGGGCGCGACGAGAAGGTCCGCGACGACCAGGCCAAGGCTTGAGCAGGGGAAGGGGAGTGGGCCCTCCTGGATTCGAACCAGGGACCAATCGGTTATGAGCCGGGAGGGAGCGGGTTAGCAGGGGTTCGCCGCCCCTGTCACCGGCTCGCAACCTGCGGAAAGGGCTGGGGTTCCGCAAGGGGCAGGGACGGTGCCGGTTGGCACTGCTCCCACGGCTTCGACTGGCCGTGGTGCGCCGGTGGTGCGGAACGTGGTGCGGCCGGTGGGCCCGCCGATGCTCACGGTGCGCGAGGTGGCGGAAGAGCTAGCCGTCTGCCGGGCCACCGTCTACGCGCTCCTCGAACGTGGGGAACTGGAGCGGGTGTGGGTCGGGCGCTCCATCCGCATCCCGGCCGCGTCCCTGGATGCGTTCATCGCCCGGGGGCGGCGCTGAGGAGCAAAGAGGGTTCCAACGTCCTATCCCTGGTTCGGCTCTCAACCTCTTGGCTCCGGCGGCGCATTGCCGCGCCTGTATTGACACATTGTCTCCGACAGCGGAGCGTCTTGAGGCACGACAGCGGGAGCCGCCATCATGCCGAACCTGGAAAGCGACACATGCCGCAACTGCCCCTACCACCCCCGCCAAGGGCTGGTCCCCAGTCCCAGGAGTGGTCGGGCCCACGTTCCTCTGAGCGCTGAGGTTCACGGCTCGGAGACGCTGCTGCTGTTTCAGGCTCCTGGCATCAACGAGTGGAGCGACGGCAGGGTGCTGTCGTCGCAGGAGAGCCGCTCTGCAGGCCAGAGATTCGACACTGCGCTGGCGAACGCCGGAAAGCGTCGTGAAGACTTCGACATCGCGGAGGCGGTCAACTGCTACCCTGGCCAGAATGCGAACGGACGTGACCTAACGCCGAAGATCGGCGCGGTCGAAGCGTGCAGCCGGTGGCTCGCAGAACTCATCAATGAGAAGAGGTACACGAAGGTCGTGCTCTTCGGCCGTGTTGCCGAGCAGTCACTGGCGCTAGCGTGGTTCTCCACCCCAACTATCGCGCATTCGATCACGAGCATCGTGAGGAAGCAGTACATCAACATGGAGCGCGATGAGTCGATAGCCGAGGCCCTTACAGATCTTGAGGCGTCGGAGCCTGAGGCGTCGGAGCCTGAGGCGCCTCCGGAATGAGGAAAAGGCGTCTTCCTCGCCCGGTACAGCGTCGATGCGCGTCCGATGGTTCCCGGTTCCCGCCCCTGTAGGCGGAACCGGAACCTTTCAAGCTTGTCGGCGGTTGCCCGCCTCAAGGATCGCCCGAATCCGCTTGGCCGATTCGAGCGCCTGCTCTGCGCGTTTGATTGCGTCGCCGCTATCGGCCGCACGGGCGAGATCGCGCCGAACCGCTCCCGGATTGTTACGTCGGCCGCCCGGATCGAAGGCGTCGCTCTGGTAGTACTCGTGCGCCTGTTTGCAGCGCTCAAGGTGCTTCTCGGCCTCTGCAACGTCGGCACTCCGCGCGATATCCCGGTCGTAGTTCTCAAGCGCCTGCTTCGGGTCTGCGAGGAGCTTCTCGACATCCTCCTTCAGAGTCCTCCTCGTGGCGCTCAACGAGCAATGGGCCCAAAGTTCGCGGTCCGTCGGCCGGAAGTACCATGTGACTTCTTCCCACCAGCGATCGCAGCGGTACTCGAATCCGTTCTTCGTGTGAATTTTCTGAGCTTT
Encoded proteins:
- a CDS encoding cold-shock protein, translating into MATGTVKWFNDAKGFGFIAPDDGGEDVFCHHTAINMDGFRSLAEGQKVQYEVTRGPKGLQAQNVRPA
- a CDS encoding helix-turn-helix domain-containing protein; the encoded protein is MRNVVRPVGPPMLTVREVAEELAVCRATVYALLERGELERVWVGRSIRIPAASLDAFIARGRR
- a CDS encoding uracil-DNA glycosylase family protein, translating into MPNLESDTCRNCPYHPRQGLVPSPRSGRAHVPLSAEVHGSETLLLFQAPGINEWSDGRVLSSQESRSAGQRFDTALANAGKRREDFDIAEAVNCYPGQNANGRDLTPKIGAVEACSRWLAELINEKRYTKVVLFGRVAEQSLALAWFSTPTIAHSITSIVRKQYINMERDESIAEALTDLEASEPEASEPEAPPE
- a CDS encoding periplasmic heavy metal sensor; protein product: MFGFVVGTACLAGLFYTLRGNRRWGHHHHEGRWSWRGRMRWLFERLDTSPGQEKVLVQAADDLTEAFEKMRDEMSATRAAIARSLRGEAFDGAALRELDAKHDELIDNLRKTLRASLSKTHEALDAKQRRELADLIEHGWGHGYRRHGYGGGCGGWRGARSY
- a CDS encoding cupin domain-containing protein, producing the protein MGDTSVKKVDSQHSPRGQMGQKYLAGGIRVSMRLWENEQPAEPLPPTARDYETVGYVIKGRAELHLEGQVLLLNPGDSWLVPRGASHTYKILESFTAVEATSPPAAVHGRDEKVRDDQAKA
- a CDS encoding response regulator transcription factor, whose translation is MATRVLLIDDDTRMYELLAQYLGQHGITVTHAPDGGRGLAALEANTYDAVLLDVMMPGMDGLEVCRRIRAKSTLPILMLTARGDETDRVVGLELGADDYLAKPFSPRELLARLRAVLRRAQPASVAEKLESSGVSIDVSAREVRVGGRLVELTGLEFDMLVALVRRAGRVIPRDALLGEAGRSDTVVGERTVDVHISHLRQKLGDEGSRLIKTVRGVGYLFAKEGP